From the genome of Arthrobacter alpinus, one region includes:
- a CDS encoding energy-coupling factor transporter transmembrane component T family protein encodes MSVDVLAAPRSMAWLAGANPLAKLGAGMVITVALLLSVDWVSATVALALEVLLLPLAGLSAAMLLRRGWPILLAAGVGGYGTALLAPKTGELLLALGPVSFTSGSVEAGAAIAVRGLAIALPGIIVLASTDPTDLADALAQKLRLPHRFVLGALAAMRLVGLLVAEWQTLGMARRARGVGGEPGFFSGVKAGAGQAMALLVQAIRRASRLAVTMEAKGFGAGRRTWARESRYSGRDLGVLAGGVAIVAVAVGAAVVLGSWNPVFG; translated from the coding sequence ATGAGCGTGGATGTGCTGGCCGCGCCGCGGTCCATGGCCTGGCTGGCCGGTGCCAATCCGCTGGCTAAACTTGGCGCCGGCATGGTGATCACGGTCGCCTTGCTGTTGAGTGTCGACTGGGTCTCCGCCACGGTGGCACTGGCCTTGGAAGTGCTGCTGCTGCCGCTGGCGGGGTTGAGCGCGGCCATGTTGCTGCGCCGGGGCTGGCCCATCTTGCTGGCGGCCGGTGTGGGCGGGTATGGGACGGCGCTGCTGGCCCCGAAGACGGGTGAGCTCCTGCTGGCCCTGGGGCCTGTGAGCTTCACCAGCGGCTCGGTGGAGGCAGGGGCCGCCATCGCCGTGCGTGGATTGGCCATAGCGCTGCCGGGCATCATTGTTCTGGCCAGCACGGACCCCACGGACCTGGCCGATGCCTTGGCGCAAAAGCTGCGGCTTCCGCACAGGTTTGTCCTGGGCGCGCTGGCTGCGATGCGCCTAGTGGGCCTGCTTGTGGCAGAGTGGCAAACCCTGGGTATGGCACGGCGCGCCCGCGGCGTGGGTGGCGAACCCGGCTTCTTCAGCGGCGTCAAGGCCGGGGCAGGGCAGGCCATGGCGCTGCTGGTTCAGGCCATCCGCCGGGCCTCCCGGCTGGCGGTCACCATGGAGGCGAAGGGCTTCGGTGCCGGCCGGCGAACTTGGGCCAGGGAATCTCGCTACTCGGGCCGGGATCTGGGGGTGCTGGCCGGGGGAGTGGCGATCGTCGCAGTGGCGGTGGGGGCCGCCGTCGTGCTGGGGAGCTGGAATCCGGTGTTTGGCTAA
- a CDS encoding ABC transporter ATP-binding protein — protein MTAQGSGAQGRGVAPARISAKGWGWQHSGRAAKAIHDLDLEIAPGERVLLLGPSGAGKSTLLHALAGVLGVDEDADEFGTLLIDGAPVAQARGRTGLMQQDPDAQVVLSRVGDDVAFGAENLSVPREEIWRRVPAALEAVGLALPLDHPTSALSGGQKQRLGLAGMLAMRPGLLLLDEPTANLDPAGVVDVRDAVCRSLAETGATLVVVEHRVPVWLDVVDRIVVLAPSAAGEPGGVLFDGPPATVLAQGARLLADAGVWVPGHVPAVRQRTGSGSGGHHHDAGSQLLLEAADLGVSRSKNRRRHPAVPAAVVPSVRLYAGRALSVTGPNGVGKSTLALTLAGLLPPASGSLVATEALARGAGSSPLTWRGRELISRIGTVFQEPEHQFVTGSVREELLFAPRLLGRGGEKVQELLSRLRLEHLADANPFTLSGGEKRRLSVATVLAASPQILILDEPTFGQDANTWAELASLLTELLDAGTAVLSVTHDALFTQLLGGDRLVLGDPAPEAASAPTSAPQSAPAPTPAKAVRR, from the coding sequence GTGACTGCGCAAGGATCCGGTGCGCAAGGGCGCGGCGTTGCCCCGGCGCGGATCAGCGCCAAGGGGTGGGGGTGGCAGCATTCGGGGCGCGCCGCCAAGGCAATCCATGACCTTGACCTGGAGATAGCACCCGGGGAACGAGTGCTGTTGCTGGGTCCCTCCGGAGCCGGAAAGTCCACGCTTCTGCACGCCCTTGCCGGCGTCTTGGGCGTCGATGAGGACGCCGACGAGTTTGGCACCCTGCTCATTGATGGGGCGCCGGTGGCGCAGGCCCGCGGTCGGACCGGGCTCATGCAACAGGATCCGGATGCGCAGGTGGTGCTGTCCCGCGTAGGCGACGACGTGGCCTTCGGTGCGGAGAACCTGTCCGTGCCTCGGGAGGAAATCTGGCGCCGGGTCCCTGCCGCGCTGGAGGCAGTGGGCTTGGCGCTGCCGCTGGATCACCCCACATCGGCGCTTTCGGGCGGACAAAAGCAACGCTTGGGCCTGGCGGGTATGCTGGCCATGCGCCCGGGCCTGCTGCTGTTGGATGAGCCCACCGCCAACCTGGACCCCGCAGGAGTGGTGGATGTGCGCGACGCCGTCTGCCGCAGCCTTGCCGAAACCGGTGCCACCCTGGTGGTGGTGGAGCACAGGGTACCGGTGTGGCTGGATGTGGTGGACAGGATCGTGGTGCTGGCTCCCAGTGCCGCGGGGGAGCCCGGAGGCGTGCTGTTCGACGGTCCGCCGGCCACCGTGCTGGCCCAGGGCGCCCGCCTGCTTGCCGACGCAGGCGTGTGGGTTCCGGGGCATGTGCCGGCCGTTCGCCAGCGCACCGGGTCCGGGTCTGGAGGGCACCACCACGACGCCGGCTCGCAGCTGTTGCTGGAAGCTGCGGATCTCGGCGTCTCCCGAAGCAAAAACCGGCGCCGGCACCCGGCCGTGCCAGCCGCCGTCGTTCCCTCCGTGCGCCTCTACGCGGGGCGGGCGCTGAGCGTGACGGGCCCCAACGGGGTGGGAAAATCCACGCTGGCACTGACCCTGGCCGGGTTGCTGCCCCCTGCAAGCGGCAGTTTGGTGGCGACGGAAGCCCTGGCGCGTGGGGCGGGAAGCTCGCCGTTGACGTGGCGTGGACGGGAACTCATCAGCCGGATCGGGACCGTTTTTCAGGAACCGGAGCACCAGTTTGTGACCGGAAGTGTCCGTGAAGAGCTGCTCTTTGCTCCCCGGTTGTTGGGCCGGGGAGGTGAAAAGGTTCAGGAGTTACTGTCCCGGCTGCGGCTGGAACACCTGGCCGACGCCAACCCGTTTACGCTCTCCGGCGGGGAGAAGCGCCGCTTGTCCGTGGCCACGGTGCTTGCGGCGAGCCCGCAAATCCTGATACTGGACGAGCCGACCTTTGGCCAGGACGCCAACACGTGGGCGGAACTGGCGTCATTGCTGACCGAGCTGCTAGATGCCGGGACCGCCGTGCTGTCGGTGACGCACGACGCCCTCTTCACGCAGCTTCTGGGCGGAGACCGGCTGGTACTTGGCGATCCCGCACCAGAAGCTGCGTCTGCACCCACATCTGCACCACAGTCTGCACCAGCGCCTACACCAGCGAAGGCGGTGCGGCGATGA
- a CDS encoding ECF transporter S component: MSKSAAGNPANPKAAAKSTWRVVDIVVASVLAVAVGVIFWLWSAGYGLISALTVAFPPLVALYGGGWLIAGVLGALVIRKPGAALYCELVAATVEGLLGTHFGFTVLLSGLVQGLGAEAIFALFRYRKFTLPVALLAGALSGVALGLNDSLISNVAWAFEWKALYVVLAAVSGAVIAGLLSWLAVRGLARTGALANLPSRGAAAESVV; the protein is encoded by the coding sequence ATGAGCAAGTCAGCAGCGGGCAATCCCGCAAACCCCAAGGCAGCTGCCAAGAGTACGTGGCGCGTGGTGGACATTGTGGTGGCATCGGTTTTGGCCGTGGCCGTGGGTGTCATCTTTTGGCTGTGGTCCGCCGGCTACGGCCTGATCAGCGCCTTGACCGTCGCGTTTCCGCCCCTTGTGGCACTCTACGGCGGCGGCTGGCTCATAGCCGGCGTGCTGGGTGCCTTAGTGATCCGCAAACCGGGTGCCGCACTGTACTGCGAGCTGGTGGCGGCCACCGTGGAGGGCCTGCTGGGCACCCACTTTGGCTTCACCGTCCTGCTGTCGGGACTGGTTCAGGGCCTGGGCGCGGAAGCCATCTTTGCCCTGTTCCGGTACCGCAAATTCACGCTGCCGGTGGCCCTGCTTGCGGGCGCGCTATCAGGGGTGGCGCTCGGGCTCAACGACAGCCTGATCTCCAACGTGGCCTGGGCGTTCGAGTGGAAGGCCTTGTATGTGGTGCTGGCCGCCGTCTCAGGTGCCGTCATCGCCGGCCTTTTGTCCTGGCTGGCCGTGCGCGGACTGGCACGCACCGGTGCGCTGGCCAATCTACCCTCGCGCGGGGCCGCCGCCGAATCGGTGGTGTAG
- a CDS encoding DUF4235 domain-containing protein — MNIVFKLLSTGISLGAGFAASKIVDTVWEKSTGNKPPKDGGDLENSLRSALTFALVSSAVAAIIQVIAGRTTQKAIARFNSHPEEV, encoded by the coding sequence ATGAATATCGTATTCAAACTGCTGAGCACCGGCATCAGCCTGGGCGCAGGATTTGCGGCCAGCAAGATCGTAGATACCGTTTGGGAGAAAAGCACCGGGAACAAGCCGCCCAAGGACGGCGGTGACCTGGAGAACAGCCTCCGCTCGGCCCTGACGTTTGCACTGGTGTCCTCTGCTGTGGCGGCCATCATCCAGGTCATTGCCGGGCGCACCACACAAAAGGCCATCGCCCGCTTCAACAGCCACCCCGAAGAGGTCTAG
- the mnhG gene encoding monovalent cation/H(+) antiporter subunit G — translation MSVDGLINVLTAICLLGGALMSLAAAIGLMRFPDLMSRMHAATKPQVLGLFLMLAAVGLQIRAWSLVPILLVAWLFQLLTVPVSAHMVGRAGYRTKHRRPELLSADELNEVVEAVREDTQPGN, via the coding sequence ATGAGCGTTGATGGCCTGATCAATGTGCTGACGGCGATTTGCCTGCTGGGCGGGGCCCTGATGAGCCTGGCCGCGGCCATTGGCCTGATGCGGTTCCCTGACCTGATGAGCCGGATGCACGCCGCCACCAAGCCGCAGGTGCTGGGTTTGTTCTTGATGCTGGCGGCCGTGGGCCTGCAGATCCGGGCGTGGTCGCTGGTTCCGATCTTGCTGGTGGCGTGGCTGTTTCAGCTGCTCACGGTTCCTGTGTCGGCCCATATGGTGGGCCGTGCCGGGTACCGGACCAAGCACCGGCGCCCCGAACTGCTCAGCGCCGACGAGCTCAACGAGGTGGTTGAGGCCGTTCGCGAGGACACCCAACCCGGCAATTAG
- a CDS encoding monovalent cation/H+ antiporter complex subunit F — translation MTGLQIVVVMVAVVLSLAAAGTIYRIAAGPSLLDRVIAADVLLAIFGASLATEMALNRHADNLALLVVLSVIGFIGSVTVARFVAHKKEDA, via the coding sequence ATGACAGGCCTGCAAATTGTAGTGGTGATGGTCGCCGTCGTACTTTCACTGGCGGCAGCCGGGACCATTTACCGGATTGCGGCGGGGCCTTCCCTGCTGGACCGTGTGATTGCCGCAGATGTGCTGCTGGCAATTTTTGGCGCCTCACTGGCCACGGAGATGGCACTGAACCGGCACGCCGACAACCTTGCACTGCTGGTGGTTCTTAGCGTGATCGGCTTCATCGGCTCGGTCACCGTGGCCAGGTTTGTGGCCCATAAGAAGGAGGACGCATGA
- a CDS encoding Na+/H+ antiporter subunit E, producing MSTKVKEGKRGVWQKVPLLIWMVFVWGALWQDFSLGNLVFGALIAFGVSKAFYLPPVELTGRFNVFRALVFTLRFLGEVTVASVQVLYLAVVRGPAIRNAVIAVPLRSKSDFLMTATGHVLSLIPGSLVVEVDRGTSTLYVHALNVSTPEGVTKARAEIQEIEARLIRVMGSREELAALKAETAPPSPREAP from the coding sequence ATGAGTACCAAGGTGAAAGAGGGAAAGCGGGGCGTGTGGCAAAAGGTGCCCCTGCTCATCTGGATGGTCTTTGTGTGGGGTGCGCTCTGGCAGGATTTCAGCCTGGGTAACCTGGTCTTTGGTGCCTTGATCGCTTTTGGGGTGTCCAAAGCGTTTTATCTGCCGCCCGTTGAACTGACGGGCCGCTTCAACGTGTTCCGGGCGCTCGTCTTTACGCTGCGCTTCCTTGGTGAGGTGACGGTGGCCAGTGTGCAGGTGCTCTACTTGGCCGTGGTGCGCGGGCCAGCCATCCGCAATGCTGTTATCGCCGTACCCCTGCGCAGCAAATCGGATTTTTTGATGACAGCCACCGGCCACGTGCTGTCCTTGATTCCAGGGTCCTTGGTGGTGGAGGTCGATCGCGGCACCTCCACCTTGTACGTGCATGCACTCAACGTCTCCACGCCCGAGGGCGTGACGAAGGCTCGTGCCGAAATCCAGGAGATCGAGGCCAGGCTCATTCGTGTCATGGGAAGCCGTGAAGAACTGGCGGCACTCAAAGCAGAGACGGCCCCGCCGTCACCTAGGGAGGCGCCATGA
- a CDS encoding Na+/H+ antiporter subunit D — translation MNVASFAPLAVALPFLGAAIAFVLIRHPRAQRRVSLGTLSLTLTLEVWVLAVVWNSGPVAVQLGGWAPPFGIVMVADQFSSLLLVVSSAVSLAVLAYASGQGAADGEESGPVSVFHPTYLILVAGVSNAFLAGDLFNLYVGFEILLTASYVLMTLGGTGSRIRAGITYVVVSVVSSLLFLIAIAMIYGATGTVNLADLAIKLGALDPGTQQLLHVLLLVAFGIKAAVFPLSFWLPDSYPTAPAPVTAVFAGLLTKVGVYAIIRTETLLFPTDDFNDVLLWVALLTMLVGILGALAQTDIKRMLSFTLVSHIGYMIFGVALSSVLGLAATIFYVIHHITIQTSLFMVTGLIERRGGTSAITRLGGLAKLSPILAVLYFIPAMNLAGIPPFSGFLGKLGLLQAGVANGSPLAYALVVGGVVASLLTLLVMARVWNRVFWRSTADAENPDPVLLASAPVAAGGRSMSALRTSKHVNATEGRFAGENEIPILPKMMVYSTMGLVALGLAMSVFAGPLFEFSQQAAEGMLARTPYIEAVLGSGVGAP, via the coding sequence ATGAATGTCGCCTCCTTCGCTCCGCTTGCCGTGGCGCTTCCCTTCCTCGGGGCGGCCATCGCCTTTGTACTTATTCGCCATCCCCGCGCCCAGCGCAGGGTCAGCCTGGGAACGCTTTCCCTCACCCTGACCCTGGAGGTGTGGGTTCTGGCGGTGGTGTGGAATTCCGGGCCCGTTGCCGTGCAATTGGGCGGCTGGGCTCCACCCTTTGGCATTGTCATGGTGGCGGACCAGTTCTCCTCGCTGCTGTTGGTGGTCTCCTCCGCCGTCAGTCTGGCAGTGCTGGCCTACGCCTCCGGCCAGGGTGCCGCGGACGGAGAAGAAAGCGGGCCCGTCTCCGTCTTCCACCCCACCTACCTGATCCTGGTGGCAGGGGTTTCCAACGCCTTCCTGGCAGGGGATCTCTTTAACCTTTATGTGGGTTTTGAGATTCTACTGACGGCCAGCTACGTGTTGATGACGCTGGGCGGCACCGGCTCACGCATCCGTGCGGGCATCACCTACGTGGTGGTCAGTGTGGTGTCCTCGCTGTTGTTCCTGATAGCGATCGCCATGATCTACGGGGCCACCGGCACCGTGAACCTGGCAGACCTGGCCATCAAGCTTGGCGCGCTGGATCCGGGCACCCAGCAGCTGCTGCACGTGTTGTTGCTGGTGGCGTTTGGGATCAAGGCGGCCGTGTTCCCGCTGTCCTTCTGGCTGCCCGACTCCTACCCGACAGCCCCGGCCCCGGTGACCGCGGTGTTTGCCGGCCTGCTCACCAAGGTGGGCGTGTATGCGATCATCCGCACCGAAACCCTGTTGTTCCCCACCGATGATTTTAACGACGTACTGCTCTGGGTGGCGTTGCTGACCATGCTTGTGGGCATCCTGGGCGCCTTGGCCCAGACGGACATTAAACGAATGCTCTCCTTCACCCTGGTGAGCCACATCGGGTACATGATCTTCGGCGTCGCCCTGTCCTCCGTGCTGGGGCTGGCCGCCACCATTTTCTACGTCATCCACCACATCACCATCCAAACCAGCTTGTTCATGGTGACCGGCCTCATTGAACGCCGCGGCGGGACCTCGGCCATCACGCGGCTGGGCGGCCTGGCCAAACTCTCACCTATCCTGGCCGTGCTGTATTTCATCCCCGCCATGAACCTGGCCGGCATCCCGCCATTCTCCGGGTTCCTGGGCAAGCTGGGGTTGCTGCAGGCCGGTGTCGCCAACGGCTCACCGCTAGCCTATGCGCTGGTGGTGGGCGGGGTGGTGGCCAGCTTGCTGACCCTGCTGGTTATGGCACGCGTCTGGAACCGGGTGTTTTGGCGCAGCACCGCCGACGCCGAGAATCCAGACCCCGTGCTGCTTGCCTCCGCGCCGGTTGCTGCCGGGGGGCGCAGCATGAGCGCGTTGCGGACCAGCAAGCACGTTAACGCCACGGAGGGACGGTTTGCCGGCGAGAACGAGATACCCATCCTGCCCAAGATGATGGTGTATTCCACCATGGGGTTGGTGGCGCTGGGGCTTGCCATGAGCGTTTTTGCCGGCCCCTTGTTCGAGTTCAGTCAACAAGCCGCCGAGGGCATGTTGGCCCGCACCCCGTATATTGAGGCTGTTTTGGGCAGTGGGGTGGGCGCACCATGA
- a CDS encoding Na(+)/H(+) antiporter subunit C: MSINMTLLLVMGVLYAIGIYLLLERSLTRVLLGLMLLANATNILLLTTGGYAGLAPIFNKDIPATEYNDPLPQAFILTSIVISFAVTAFMLSLIYRSWLLSHADVIQDDREDLRVASQDLFDVEEDSEIAIEISDFHENDHPLESREMIPGVTLKKSATAHNAHSRARHNAKPNAQPNAQPNAEPQAPEDRS, encoded by the coding sequence ATGAGCATCAACATGACCCTGCTCCTGGTGATGGGTGTCCTCTACGCCATTGGCATCTACCTGTTGCTTGAACGCAGCCTGACCCGAGTGCTGCTGGGATTGATGTTGCTGGCCAACGCCACCAACATCTTGTTGCTGACAACCGGCGGCTACGCCGGGCTGGCACCGATCTTCAACAAAGATATTCCGGCAACGGAATATAACGACCCGCTGCCACAGGCGTTCATCCTCACCTCCATTGTCATTTCCTTTGCTGTTACGGCATTCATGCTCAGCCTGATCTACCGCTCGTGGCTGCTCAGCCACGCAGATGTCATCCAGGATGACCGGGAGGATCTGCGGGTGGCTAGTCAAGACCTCTTTGACGTTGAGGAGGACTCCGAGATCGCCATCGAAATTTCCGACTTCCATGAGAACGATCACCCCCTTGAGAGCCGAGAGATGATCCCAGGAGTCACCTTGAAGAAATCCGCCACCGCGCACAACGCCCATTCGCGGGCCAGGCATAATGCGAAGCCGAATGCCCAGCCGAATGCCCAGCCGAATGCCGAGCCGCAGGCGCCGGAGGACCGCTCATGA